Proteins from one Deinococcus apachensis DSM 19763 genomic window:
- a CDS encoding V-type ATP synthase subunit A — MTQTQNKQGVVQNIAGPAVIAGGMYGAKMYDIVRVGKERLVGEIIRLDGDTAFVQVYEDTSGLTVGEPVETTGLPLSVELGPGMLNGIYDGIQRPLDKIREASGDFIARGIEVSSLDRTKRWSFTPTVQVGDTVTGSSILGTVPEFSFTHKILTPPEVQGRLRMVVPAGEYTIDDTIAELEDGTPLRLAHYWPVRAPRPVARKLDPSLPFLTGMRILDVLFPLVMGGAAAIPGPFGSGKTVTQQSVAKYGNADIVVYVGCGERGNEMTDVLVEFPELEDPKTGGPLMHRTILIANTSNMPVAAREASVYTGVTLAEYFRDQGYSVSLMADSTSRWAEALREISSRLEEMPAEEGYPPYLGAKLAAFYERAGAVKTLAGEDGAVSVIGAVSPAGGDMSEPVTQATLRITGAFWRLDAGLARRRHFPAINWNGSYSLFTPILDRWYRENVGPDFPELRQRIGNILQQEASLQEVVQLVGPDALQDQERLVIEAGRMLRQDFLQQNGFDPVDASASMPKNYGLMKMMLKFYDEAEAALRNGATIDEIIQNPVIEKLSRARYVAEGEFMAYGESVMDELDTTFKRTAQGVRA, encoded by the coding sequence ATGACGCAGACGCAGAACAAGCAGGGCGTCGTGCAGAACATCGCCGGACCGGCCGTCATTGCGGGCGGCATGTACGGCGCAAAGATGTACGACATCGTGCGCGTGGGCAAGGAACGCCTCGTGGGCGAGATCATCCGCCTCGACGGCGACACCGCCTTCGTGCAGGTGTACGAGGACACCAGCGGCCTGACCGTCGGCGAGCCCGTGGAGACCACCGGCCTGCCGCTGTCCGTGGAACTCGGGCCGGGAATGCTCAACGGCATCTACGACGGCATTCAGCGCCCCCTCGACAAGATTCGTGAAGCGTCGGGCGACTTCATTGCGCGCGGCATCGAGGTGTCCAGCCTCGACCGAACCAAGCGCTGGAGCTTCACGCCGACTGTGCAGGTGGGCGACACCGTCACGGGCTCCTCGATCCTGGGCACCGTGCCAGAGTTCTCCTTCACCCACAAGATCCTGACGCCCCCCGAGGTGCAGGGCCGTCTGCGGATGGTCGTGCCCGCGGGTGAGTACACCATTGACGACACCATCGCGGAGCTGGAGGACGGCACCCCGCTGCGCCTCGCGCACTACTGGCCCGTCCGCGCGCCGCGCCCGGTGGCCCGCAAGCTCGACCCCAGCCTCCCGTTCCTCACGGGGATGCGGATTCTCGACGTGCTGTTCCCCCTGGTGATGGGCGGCGCGGCGGCGATCCCGGGGCCGTTCGGCTCGGGCAAGACCGTGACTCAGCAGTCGGTCGCCAAGTACGGCAACGCCGACATCGTGGTGTACGTGGGTTGCGGCGAGCGCGGCAACGAGATGACGGACGTGCTCGTGGAGTTCCCGGAACTGGAAGACCCCAAGACCGGCGGCCCGCTGATGCACCGCACCATCCTGATTGCCAACACCTCGAACATGCCGGTGGCGGCGCGTGAAGCGTCGGTGTACACCGGAGTCACGCTCGCCGAGTACTTCCGCGACCAGGGCTACTCGGTCTCGCTGATGGCCGACTCCACCAGCCGCTGGGCCGAGGCGCTGCGCGAGATTTCCTCTCGTCTGGAGGAGATGCCCGCGGAAGAAGGCTACCCGCCCTACCTGGGCGCCAAGCTCGCCGCGTTCTACGAGCGCGCGGGCGCGGTGAAGACCCTTGCGGGTGAGGACGGTGCGGTCTCCGTAATCGGCGCCGTGAGCCCGGCGGGCGGCGACATGTCCGAGCCCGTCACCCAGGCGACCCTGCGTATCACGGGCGCCTTCTGGCGTCTGGACGCGGGTCTGGCCCGCCGCCGTCACTTCCCGGCGATTAACTGGAACGGCAGCTACAGCCTCTTCACGCCCATCCTCGACCGCTGGTACCGTGAGAACGTCGGCCCCGACTTCCCGGAGCTGCGCCAGCGCATTGGCAACATCCTCCAGCAGGAGGCCAGCCTCCAGGAAGTCGTGCAGCTCGTCGGCCCCGACGCGCTTCAGGACCAGGAGCGGCTGGTGATCGAGGCGGGCCGCATGCTGCGCCAGGATTTCCTCCAGCAGAACGGCTTCGACCCGGTGGACGCCAGCGCCTCCATGCCCAAGAACTACGGCCTGATGAAGATGATGCTGAAGTTCTACGACGAGGCGGAGGCCGCCCTGCGGAACGGCGCCACCATCGACGAGATCATCCAGAACCCCGTGATCGAGAAGCTCTCCCGCGCCCGCTACGTGGCCGAGGGCGAGTTCATGGCCTACGGGGAGAGCGTGATGGACGAACTCGACACCACCTTCAAGCGCACCGCCCAAGGAGTGAGAGCGTGA
- a CDS encoding NAD(P)H-dependent glycerol-3-phosphate dehydrogenase: MGVRVGLKVPVLGAGGWGTALAVAATRAGHPATLWARRPDFAARLSEERENREYLPGVVLPDGVEVTPDLGRAVDGSDFALVVVPSVGVPDLLAELPRDLGVVLCAKGLAPDGGRLTDLARALGFTRVAVLSGPNHAEEVGRGLPAATVVASADPALAETVQTALVSPALRVYTSRDEVGVELGGVLKNVMALAAGLGDGLRLGDNAKAALITRGLREMSRYLVSQGAHEDTVYGLSGLGDLVATATSRHSRNRAAGEAIARGENPAQGGKVVEGLRTAGLLEVWATAHGHDLPIVRAVARVANGEWTPDVGIASLMGRNAKPELEG, encoded by the coding sequence GTGGGTGTTCGCGTGGGCCTGAAGGTTCCGGTGCTGGGCGCGGGGGGCTGGGGCACGGCGCTGGCGGTCGCGGCGACGCGGGCGGGTCACCCGGCGACGCTTTGGGCACGGCGCCCCGACTTCGCGGCCCGGTTGAGCGAGGAGCGCGAGAACCGCGAATACCTGCCGGGCGTCGTGCTGCCGGATGGGGTGGAGGTGACCCCGGACCTGGGGCGGGCGGTGGATGGCTCGGACTTCGCGCTCGTCGTTGTGCCCAGCGTCGGTGTGCCGGACCTGCTGGCCGAGCTGCCGCGCGACCTCGGCGTGGTGCTGTGCGCCAAGGGCCTCGCGCCCGACGGGGGACGGCTGACTGACCTGGCGCGGGCGCTGGGCTTCACCCGGGTTGCAGTTCTAAGTGGCCCCAACCACGCCGAGGAGGTCGGCCGGGGCCTGCCCGCCGCGACGGTGGTGGCGAGTGCCGACCCGGCGCTGGCCGAGACGGTCCAGACTGCCCTCGTCTCCCCTGCCCTGCGCGTCTACACCAGCCGCGATGAGGTCGGCGTGGAACTCGGCGGCGTGCTCAAAAACGTCATGGCCCTCGCGGCGGGGCTGGGCGACGGCCTGCGCCTGGGCGACAACGCCAAGGCGGCCCTGATCACCCGGGGCCTGCGCGAGATGAGCCGTTATCTGGTTTCGCAGGGCGCCCACGAGGACACCGTGTATGGCCTGAGTGGGCTGGGCGACCTCGTGGCGACCGCGACCAGCCGCCACAGCCGCAACCGCGCGGCGGGCGAGGCCATCGCCCGGGGCGAGAACCCAGCACAGGGCGGGAAAGTGGTGGAAGGGCTGCGGACCGCTGGCCTCCTTGAAGTCTGGGCCACCGCCCATGGGCACGACCTTCCCATCGTGCGGGCGGTGGCGCGGGTGGCAAATGGCGAGTGGACCCCGGACGTGGGCATCGCCAGCCTGATGGGCCGGAACGCCAAGCCGGAGCTGGAGGGCTAA
- a CDS encoding HD domain-containing protein, with amino-acid sequence MKQGEELLAPAEAFALPFYAQPHRAYHNADHVRAVLHALDARGLLTPALALAAWGHDLVYDPRASDNEERSAKVFGEWLREQDLSPELGEEVRRLILATRHDAPPTTRDEALLVDADLSILGADSRMFAAYDSAIRQEYAFVPEEAYRAGRARVLQSFLDRERIFTTPEFAGLEAQARVNLASALERLQ; translated from the coding sequence ATGAAGCAGGGCGAAGAACTGCTGGCCCCTGCCGAGGCGTTCGCCCTCCCCTTCTACGCCCAGCCCCACCGCGCCTATCACAATGCCGACCACGTGCGGGCCGTCCTCCACGCCCTCGACGCGCGCGGCCTGCTCACCCCGGCGCTTGCCCTCGCCGCCTGGGGCCACGACCTCGTGTACGACCCGCGAGCGTCCGACAACGAGGAGCGGAGCGCGAAGGTATTCGGGGAGTGGCTGCGGGAACAGGACCTTTCTCCAGAACTGGGGGAGGAGGTGCGCCGCCTCATCCTCGCCACCCGTCACGATGCCCCTCCGACGACACGGGACGAGGCCCTGCTGGTGGACGCCGATCTGAGCATTCTGGGTGCTGATTCCCGGATGTTCGCTGCTTACGACTCCGCTATCCGCCAGGAATACGCGTTCGTGCCCGAGGAGGCGTACCGGGCTGGACGGGCACGCGTCCTCCAGAGTTTCCTCGACCGCGAGCGCATCTTCACTACTCCCGAGTTCGCGGGGCTGGAGGCCCAAGCCCGGGTCAACCTCGCCTCTGCCCTCGAACGGCTGCAATAA
- the lptB gene encoding LPS export ABC transporter ATP-binding protein — translation MTAPAAFPTVPVVTARPELTAQGLRKTYGRRQVVRGVDFRVRPGEIVALFGPNGAGKTTTFYMLVGFIRPGGGSICIGERDVTRLPMHERARLGLGYLPQEPSAFRKLSARDNLLAILEYQHLPRAEQEARADSLLAEFGLTHLANSYAYQLSGGERRRLELARALTTDPDYLLLDEPFTGVDPKSIREIQRLIRDLRDRRGIGVFITDHNVRETIALTDRVYLMFDGELKFQGTPDEFAADEDARRHYLGDDFEL, via the coding sequence GTGACCGCCCCCGCCGCCTTCCCCACCGTCCCAGTCGTCACCGCGCGTCCCGAACTCACGGCACAGGGCCTTCGCAAGACGTACGGTCGGCGGCAGGTCGTGCGCGGGGTGGACTTCAGGGTGCGGCCGGGCGAGATCGTGGCGCTCTTCGGGCCGAACGGGGCGGGGAAGACGACCACCTTCTACATGCTGGTGGGCTTCATCCGCCCCGGCGGGGGCAGCATCTGCATCGGGGAGCGCGACGTGACCCGGCTCCCCATGCACGAGCGGGCGCGGCTGGGCCTGGGCTACCTGCCGCAGGAGCCCAGCGCCTTTCGCAAGCTGAGCGCCCGCGACAACCTGCTCGCCATTCTCGAATACCAGCATCTGCCCCGCGCCGAGCAGGAGGCCCGGGCCGATTCGCTGCTCGCCGAGTTCGGGCTGACGCATCTGGCGAACTCCTATGCCTACCAGCTCTCGGGCGGGGAGCGGCGGCGGCTGGAACTCGCCCGCGCGCTTACCACCGATCCCGACTACCTGCTGCTCGACGAGCCGTTTACAGGCGTGGACCCCAAGAGCATCCGCGAGATTCAGCGCCTGATCCGCGACCTGCGTGACCGCCGGGGAATCGGGGTCTTCATCACCGACCACAACGTGCGCGAGACCATCGCCCTGACCGACCGGGTGTACCTGATGTTCGACGGCGAGCTGAAGTTCCAGGGCACGCCGGACGAGTTCGCGGCCGACGAGGACGCCCGTCGCCACTACCTGGGCGACGACTTCGAGCTGTAA
- the hisD gene encoding histidinol dehydrogenase, with translation MQVLQGDAARAALTRTFSEIPVPDSVLARIEATFGEPLTPEEVVTRILADVRARGDDALLGWTETLDGARIHALEVPREEIEAARVEPELHDAIRLAVSRVGAFYEQQPAHGFLEHGPDGALGQLVRPLGRVGVYVPGGLAPLISTLIHTAVPARVAGVPEIIVTTPPARDGAVNPAILVAAREVGIDRVFRVGGAQAIGALAYGTASVPAVDKIAGPGNLFVVIAKRMVYGQTGIESLPGPTETLVVADDSADPRFVAADLLAQAEHLGAEPVLVGTSRDLLVEVQNQIDGQLEALPEPNRSWARDSVLARMKIVLAATLDEALDLANLYAPEHLCLLTRDPWSLLGRVRRAGGVFVGEASMEALGDYVAGPSHVMPTGGTARFMSPVNVRDFQNIISVVGVNGAALRRIGPPAAVLARAEGLEAHARAIEARLTSAVPDAHPEATLEAVKGTEEREL, from the coding sequence ATGCAAGTCCTGCAAGGTGACGCCGCCCGCGCGGCCCTGACCCGAACCTTTTCCGAAATTCCCGTTCCCGACAGCGTCCTGGCCCGCATCGAGGCCACCTTCGGCGAGCCCCTCACGCCCGAGGAAGTGGTCACGCGCATCCTCGCCGATGTGAGGGCACGGGGCGACGACGCACTGCTGGGGTGGACCGAAACGCTGGATGGCGCCCGTATCCACGCGCTGGAAGTCCCCCGCGAGGAAATCGAGGCCGCGCGGGTCGAACCTGAACTGCACGACGCCATCCGCCTCGCGGTGAGCCGCGTTGGGGCCTTTTACGAGCAACAACCGGCCCACGGCTTTCTGGAACACGGGCCAGACGGGGCGTTGGGCCAGCTTGTCCGCCCGCTGGGCCGGGTCGGGGTGTATGTGCCCGGTGGCCTCGCCCCTCTGATCAGCACGCTCATCCACACGGCGGTTCCGGCGCGGGTGGCGGGCGTGCCGGAAATTATTGTCACCACGCCGCCCGCGCGGGACGGGGCGGTGAACCCGGCGATCCTGGTCGCGGCCCGGGAGGTCGGGATTGACCGGGTGTTCCGGGTGGGGGGCGCGCAGGCCATCGGAGCGCTCGCCTATGGCACGGCCAGTGTGCCCGCCGTGGACAAGATCGCCGGGCCGGGCAACCTCTTCGTGGTGATCGCCAAGCGGATGGTGTACGGACAGACGGGCATCGAGAGCCTGCCGGGACCCACCGAAACACTCGTGGTGGCCGACGACAGCGCCGACCCGCGCTTCGTGGCCGCCGACCTGCTCGCCCAGGCGGAACACCTGGGAGCCGAACCCGTCCTGGTCGGCACCAGCCGCGACCTGCTCGTCGAGGTGCAGAACCAGATTGACGGCCAGCTCGAGGCCCTGCCCGAGCCCAACCGGAGCTGGGCGCGCGACAGCGTGCTCGCCCGGATGAAGATCGTCCTCGCGGCCACGCTGGACGAAGCCCTCGACCTCGCCAACCTGTACGCCCCCGAGCACCTGTGCCTGCTTACCCGCGACCCCTGGAGCCTGCTGGGGCGGGTGCGCCGGGCGGGCGGCGTCTTCGTGGGCGAGGCGAGTATGGAGGCGCTGGGCGACTACGTGGCGGGTCCCAGCCACGTGATGCCGACGGGCGGCACCGCCCGCTTCATGAGCCCGGTCAACGTCCGCGACTTCCAGAACATCATCTCTGTGGTGGGCGTGAACGGGGCCGCCCTGCGCCGCATCGGTCCCCCCGCTGCCGTCCTCGCCCGCGCCGAGGGGCTGGAAGCCCACGCCCGCGCCATCGAGGCCCGCCTAACATCCGCAGTGCCCGACGCCCACCCGGAGGCGACGCTGGAGGCGGTGAAAGGAACGGAGGAGCGCGAGCTGTAG
- a CDS encoding class I SAM-dependent DNA methyltransferase, which yields MQKPPFTALAAVYDAIMADVEYDHWADFVLTYARDGGLEAETALDLACGTGAFTRELHGSGLRVHGLDGSAEMLEVARERLPADVALSVGDLRTFDLNEVFDLVTCVFDSLNNLLTPGELGAALERAHAHLRPGGLLACDLNTRLGVRELWEGSSIEGLAHLPDGREVHYHWSHHYDPGEEVGVVQAFCRVEDGEGGLDEFVEEHRERGYDPADLEPLLAGAGFSRWEIVEYPDYAPPSEDTARVWVFAWA from the coding sequence ATGCAAAAACCTCCCTTCACCGCCCTTGCCGCTGTCTACGACGCGATCATGGCGGACGTGGAGTACGACCACTGGGCGGACTTCGTGCTGACGTACGCCCGCGACGGGGGGCTGGAGGCGGAGACGGCGCTCGACCTCGCCTGTGGCACCGGCGCGTTTACCCGCGAACTGCACGGGTCGGGCCTGCGCGTCCACGGGCTGGACGGCAGCGCCGAGATGCTGGAGGTGGCGCGCGAACGCCTGCCTGCCGACGTGGCCCTGAGCGTGGGTGACCTGCGGACCTTCGACCTGAATGAAGTCTTCGACCTCGTGACCTGCGTATTCGACAGCCTGAACAACCTGCTGACGCCGGGCGAGCTGGGGGCGGCTTTGGAACGGGCGCACGCGCACCTGCGGCCTGGCGGCCTGCTCGCCTGCGACCTCAACACCCGGCTGGGCGTGCGGGAACTGTGGGAGGGGAGCAGCATCGAGGGACTGGCTCATCTGCCGGATGGCCGCGAGGTGCATTACCACTGGTCGCACCACTACGACCCTGGCGAAGAGGTCGGCGTGGTGCAGGCCTTCTGCCGGGTGGAGGACGGCGAGGGCGGGCTGGACGAATTTGTGGAGGAACACCGCGAGCGCGGCTACGACCCGGCGGACCTCGAACCGCTGCTTGCGGGGGCCGGGTTCTCGCGCTGGGAGATCGTGGAGTACCCGGATTACGCGCCTCCTTCGGAGGACACGGCGCGGGTGTGGGTGTTCGCGTGGGCCTGA
- a CDS encoding V-type ATP synthase subunit B, which produces MTTLLKKEYNDVAYISGPLLFVNAASDLAYGAIVNIRDGSGRTRGGQVISVSDQNAVIQVFEETRGLDLATASVSLVEDVARLGVSKEMIGRRFDGLGRPIDGLPQVVAEQRLSINGQPMNPAARAKPEEFIQTGISTIDVQTSLIRGQKLPIFSGSGLPHNELAAQIARQAKVPGHEGDFAVVFAAMGLTQREVSFFTQEFERTGALARSVLFLNRADDPAVERLLTPRMALTTAEYLAFEHGYHVLVILTDLTNYCEALREIGGAREEIPGRRGFPGYMYTDLASLYERAGVVQGKPGSVTQVPILSMPDDDITHPIPDLTGYITEGQIVVDRGLNAKGVFPPINPLPSLSRLQGNGIGKGKTRADHKNVSDQLFAAYANGLDLRKLVAITGEDALTETDKLYLRFADDFETYFIGQGGQDRSIEDSLTVAWGILSKLPQSQLTRLSRDSIDKFYGTKLDEMWRGNRI; this is translated from the coding sequence GTGACCACCCTCCTGAAGAAGGAATACAACGACGTCGCGTACATCTCCGGGCCGCTGCTGTTCGTGAACGCGGCCAGCGACCTGGCCTACGGCGCCATCGTGAACATCCGCGACGGCTCCGGCCGCACGCGCGGCGGGCAGGTCATCTCGGTGTCCGACCAGAACGCCGTCATCCAGGTGTTCGAGGAGACCCGCGGCCTGGACCTCGCCACCGCCTCGGTGAGCCTGGTCGAGGACGTCGCCCGCCTGGGCGTGTCCAAGGAGATGATTGGCCGCCGCTTCGACGGTCTGGGCCGCCCCATCGACGGGCTGCCGCAGGTCGTCGCCGAGCAGCGCCTGAGCATCAACGGGCAGCCCATGAACCCGGCCGCTCGCGCCAAGCCCGAGGAGTTCATCCAGACGGGCATCTCGACCATCGACGTGCAGACGTCACTGATCCGCGGCCAGAAGCTCCCGATCTTCTCGGGCTCGGGTCTGCCGCACAACGAACTCGCCGCGCAGATCGCCCGCCAGGCGAAGGTGCCCGGCCACGAGGGCGACTTCGCGGTGGTGTTCGCCGCGATGGGCCTGACCCAGCGCGAGGTCAGCTTCTTCACCCAGGAGTTCGAGCGCACGGGCGCGCTGGCCCGCTCGGTGCTGTTCCTGAACCGCGCGGATGACCCCGCCGTCGAGCGTCTGCTGACGCCCCGCATGGCGCTGACGACCGCCGAGTACCTGGCGTTCGAGCACGGCTATCACGTCCTCGTGATCCTGACCGACCTCACGAACTACTGCGAGGCGCTGCGCGAGATCGGCGGTGCACGAGAGGAGATTCCCGGCCGCCGCGGCTTCCCCGGGTACATGTACACCGACCTGGCGTCGCTGTACGAGCGCGCGGGCGTGGTCCAGGGCAAGCCCGGCTCGGTCACCCAGGTGCCGATCCTCTCCATGCCCGACGACGACATCACCCACCCCATCCCCGACCTGACCGGCTACATCACCGAGGGCCAGATCGTGGTGGACCGTGGCCTGAACGCCAAGGGCGTGTTCCCGCCGATCAACCCCCTGCCCAGCCTCAGCCGCCTTCAGGGCAACGGCATCGGCAAGGGCAAGACGCGGGCCGACCACAAGAACGTGTCCGACCAGCTCTTCGCGGCGTACGCGAACGGCCTGGACCTCCGCAAGCTCGTCGCCATCACGGGTGAGGACGCGCTGACCGAGACCGACAAGCTGTACCTGCGCTTCGCCGACGATTTCGAGACGTACTTCATCGGCCAGGGCGGCCAGGACCGCTCCATCGAGGACAGCCTCACGGTGGCCTGGGGCATCCTCTCCAAGCTGCCCCAGAGCCAGCTCACCCGTTTGAGCCGCGACTCCATCGACAAGTTCTACGGAACGAAGCTCGACGAGATGTGGCGGGGGAACCGAATCTAA
- a CDS encoding phosphopentomutase produces MLLTIIVLDSVGVGALPDAASFGDAGAHTLNHTLEAAPVPLPNLTRLGLSRVPTVRTSPDIFPGGEVEGAFGRLREVSPGKDTSTGHWEFMGVQLEHAFQVFPDGFPPAVMDRFDAVTGRGHLCNKPYSGTDVIRDYGEEHLRTGFPIVYTSADSVFQIAAHEDVVPLETLYAWCQAAREILQGEYAVARVIARPFRGEYPFERANEHRRDFSLVPPPTVLDALKAAGQSVVGIGKIPDIYAHRGFTEEIHTDNNADGIAKTLARMRQGGNGLIFTNLVDFDAKFGHRRDPQGYSAALKQFDAALPELLAAVPGNGALLVISDHGNDPTWHGTDHTREYGLLLAWRPGLTGAVDLGERATFADVGATAAEALGASWAGPGESFWTALK; encoded by the coding sequence ATGCTGCTGACCATCATCGTGCTCGATTCTGTGGGGGTGGGGGCGCTCCCCGACGCGGCCAGTTTCGGCGACGCGGGGGCGCACACCCTCAACCACACACTGGAGGCGGCCCCGGTGCCCCTTCCCAATCTGACCCGCCTGGGGCTGAGCCGGGTGCCAACCGTACGGACCTCACCCGACATCTTCCCGGGGGGCGAGGTGGAGGGGGCCTTTGGCCGTCTGCGTGAGGTCAGCCCCGGCAAGGACACCAGCACCGGCCACTGGGAGTTCATGGGCGTGCAACTGGAACACGCCTTCCAAGTCTTCCCCGACGGCTTTCCCCCCGCCGTGATGGACCGCTTCGACGCGGTGACCGGGCGCGGGCACCTGTGCAATAAGCCCTACAGCGGCACGGACGTGATCCGCGACTACGGCGAGGAGCACCTTCGCACCGGCTTTCCCATCGTGTACACGAGTGCCGACAGCGTGTTCCAGATCGCGGCGCACGAGGACGTGGTGCCACTGGAGACGCTGTACGCCTGGTGCCAGGCGGCGCGCGAAATCCTCCAAGGTGAGTACGCCGTTGCCCGGGTGATCGCCCGGCCCTTCCGGGGCGAATACCCCTTCGAGCGGGCGAACGAGCACCGCAGGGATTTCTCGCTCGTGCCGCCGCCCACCGTGCTCGACGCGTTGAAGGCGGCGGGGCAGAGCGTGGTCGGCATCGGCAAGATCCCCGACATTTACGCGCACCGGGGCTTCACCGAGGAGATTCACACCGACAACAACGCGGACGGGATCGCCAAGACGCTCGCGCGGATGCGGCAGGGGGGGAACGGCCTGATCTTCACCAATCTGGTGGACTTCGACGCGAAGTTCGGGCACCGCCGCGACCCGCAGGGCTACAGCGCGGCGCTTAAGCAGTTTGATGCGGCGCTGCCGGAGTTGCTGGCGGCGGTGCCTGGCAACGGGGCGCTCCTCGTCATCAGCGACCACGGGAACGACCCCACCTGGCACGGCACCGACCACACCCGCGAGTACGGGCTGCTGCTGGCCTGGCGCCCCGGGTTGACGGGAGCGGTGGACCTGGGGGAGCGCGCGACCTTTGCCGATGTGGGCGCGACCGCCGCCGAGGCGCTGGGGGCAAGCTGGGCCGGGCCGGGTGAGAGCTTCTGGACCGCCCTGAAGTGA
- a CDS encoding V-type ATP synthase subunit D, which yields MAGQISPTRSALLASKASLKTATGGADLLKRKRDALIGEFFALVKDALAAREQLGGVSRGAYTSLFGAKAWDSPEAVESLSLAASGDYAVDMQIESIYGVKVPRINIPERGQQINFSPITVGARTIQAATDFGGVMEAIVKVAATETKLRRIGEEIKKTSRRVNALEQVVIPGIQDDIRFIRGVLDQREREESFRLKKIKAKLERDKEEQNAQAGQHGTAAD from the coding sequence ATGGCAGGACAGATCAGCCCCACCCGCTCGGCTCTCCTGGCGAGCAAGGCCAGCCTCAAGACCGCGACGGGCGGCGCCGACCTCCTCAAGCGCAAGCGTGACGCCCTGATCGGGGAGTTCTTTGCCCTGGTCAAGGACGCGCTGGCCGCCCGCGAGCAGCTCGGCGGCGTGAGCCGCGGCGCCTACACCAGCCTGTTCGGCGCGAAGGCGTGGGACAGCCCGGAGGCCGTCGAGAGCCTCAGCCTCGCGGCGAGCGGGGACTACGCCGTCGACATGCAGATCGAGAGCATCTACGGCGTGAAAGTGCCCCGCATCAACATCCCCGAGCGCGGGCAGCAGATCAACTTCAGCCCGATCACCGTGGGTGCCCGGACCATCCAGGCCGCGACCGACTTCGGCGGCGTGATGGAGGCCATCGTCAAGGTCGCCGCCACCGAGACGAAGCTGCGGCGCATCGGCGAGGAGATCAAGAAGACCTCCCGTCGCGTGAACGCGCTGGAGCAGGTCGTGATCCCCGGCATCCAGGACGACATCCGCTTCATCCGCGGCGTGCTCGACCAGCGCGAGCGCGAGGAGAGCTTCCGCCTGAAGAAGATCAAGGCGAAGCTGGAGCGCGACAAGGAAGAGCAGAACGCCCAGGCCGGGCAGCACGGCACCGCCGCCGACTGA
- a CDS encoding V-type ATP synthase subunit F → MHRVVVLTDHETATGYRLAGSEVVETTPAAAERDLERLITEGNYGLVAVDTGLIPDPATATARIMRGRDLPILLPIPSLRDAFASDTVDAKAYMGKLVRDTIGFDIKL, encoded by the coding sequence ATGCATAGGGTCGTCGTGCTGACCGACCACGAGACCGCGACCGGCTACCGCCTGGCGGGCAGCGAGGTCGTGGAAACCACCCCTGCCGCCGCTGAGCGGGACCTGGAACGCCTCATCACCGAGGGGAACTACGGCCTGGTCGCGGTGGACACCGGCCTGATCCCCGACCCGGCGACGGCCACCGCCCGCATCATGCGGGGCCGGGACCTCCCCATCCTGCTGCCCATCCCCAGCCTGCGGGACGCCTTCGCCTCCGACACGGTGGACGCGAAGGCCTACATGGGCAAGCTGGTGCGGGACACCATCGGATTCGACATCAAGCTTTAA